The Klebsiella africana sequence CCGCCGATTGTGTCAGTGACCGACGGCCGCTATGTGGTGAGCAAGCCGCTCAGTCACGAGGTTGTCCAGCCGCAGCTGGCCTCAAACTATACGCTCCCCGAGACAAAATAACGCCCACTCGCCTGGCATGATCTTGTGCCAGGTTTCATTGGCCGTCAGCGGCTGCGTGGCGATAACCGTGACCACATCGTTGGGTGTGGTCTCGCGTTGAAAGTCGATCTCCACATCCTGGTCCAGCAATTTTGCCACGCCGAACGGCGCCCGCCGGGTGATCCAGTGCAGATTGGTCGAGCAGAACGCCATCACGTAGCGCCCGTCCGACAGCAGCATGTTGAACACCCCTTTCTCACGCAGCTCACCCGCCAGGATAGCAATATACTTGAAAACGCCCAGCATATTGCCCGGCGTGCGCGGGTAGCGCTCGGTTAAGCGGTGCAGCAGCCAGCAGAAGGCCTTTTCACTGTCGGTTTCACCTACCGGGTGGAAATTTCCGGTTTTCAGCGACTTATAGCCTTTGAGCTGCCCGTTATGCGCATAGGTCCAGTTACGCCCCCACAGTTCACGGGTGAACGGATGGGTGTTCTCCAGGGCCACCATCCCGCGATTGGCCTGACGGATATGGGCGACAACGGAACAGGACTTAATCGGGTAATCCTGGACCAGTTTCGCGATCGGCGACTGAAAGCTCGGCTGCGGATCTTTGAATGTGCGACAGCCTTTACCTTCATAGAAGGTGATGCCCCAGCCGTCTTTATGCGGCCCCGTCCCGCCGCCGCGCTGCACCAGCCCGGTAAAGCTAAAACAGATATCTGTTGGCACATTGGCGCTCATCCCGAGCAGTTCGCACATAGGTCACCTCACCATCACAAATCATGACGGCGCCGGAACGAGGCCGCCGTCAACAGTACACACTCGCCTGCCTGTTAGCCTTTCGCCATCTCTTTTTCGATCAGCATAATCAGGATATGGATCACTTTGATATGGATCTCCTGGATGCGGTCGGCGTAGCCAAAGTGCGGCACGCGAATTTCAACATCGGCGGACCCCGCCATTTTGCCGCCGTCTTTACCGGTCAGGGTGATCACTTTCATCCCCTGCGCGCGAGCGGCTTCAATCGCCTTGATCACGTTGCCGGAGTTGCCAGACGTGGAGATACCGAGCAGCACATCGCCCGCACGGCCGACGGATTCAACGTAGCGAGAGAACACATACTCATAACCAAAATCATTGCTCACGCAGGAGAGGTGGCTGACGTCGGAGATCGCGATGGCCGGGTAACCCGGGCGGTTTTCGCGATAACGTCCGGTCAGCTCTTCCGCAAAGTGCATCGCATCGCAATGGGAACCGCCGTTACCGCAGGATAGCACTTTCCCACCCGCCTTAAAGCTATCCGCCAGCAGGACAGCGGCACGCTGGATAGCATGGATATTGGCTTCGTCCTGCAGAAAGTTAGCCAGCGTTTCCGCGGCTTCGTTCAGTTCGTTACGAATAAGATCCTGGTACATGAGGATAATCCTTCAGTATGAGTGGAATAACCCTGGCAGTGTACCGGATAGCCGCCGAAGCGAGAA is a genomic window containing:
- a CDS encoding class II glutamine amidotransferase, whose amino-acid sequence is MCELLGMSANVPTDICFSFTGLVQRGGGTGPHKDGWGITFYEGKGCRTFKDPQPSFQSPIAKLVQDYPIKSCSVVAHIRQANRGMVALENTHPFTRELWGRNWTYAHNGQLKGYKSLKTGNFHPVGETDSEKAFCWLLHRLTERYPRTPGNMLGVFKYIAILAGELREKGVFNMLLSDGRYVMAFCSTNLHWITRRAPFGVAKLLDQDVEIDFQRETTPNDVVTVIATQPLTANETWHKIMPGEWALFCLGERIV
- the lpcA gene encoding D-sedoheptulose 7-phosphate isomerase is translated as MYQDLIRNELNEAAETLANFLQDEANIHAIQRAAVLLADSFKAGGKVLSCGNGGSHCDAMHFAEELTGRYRENRPGYPAIAISDVSHLSCVSNDFGYEYVFSRYVESVGRAGDVLLGISTSGNSGNVIKAIEAARAQGMKVITLTGKDGGKMAGSADVEIRVPHFGYADRIQEIHIKVIHILIMLIEKEMAKG